In a genomic window of Gloeothece verrucosa PCC 7822:
- a CDS encoding type I polyketide synthase, giving the protein MEPIAIIGTSCRFPGANDLDSFWRLLSHGIDAVTQVPSDRWDIDNLYSSEPLTPGKMITRWGGFLQQVDQFDADFFGISPRESERMDPQQRITLEVAWESLENAGIAVNKLSGTRTGFFIGCGNNDYARLLAKDLETITPHDGTGGTLSISSCRFSYLFNLQGPSMAIETACSSSLVAVHIACQSLSSKETDLCLAGGVSLMLTPEPSIAYSHARMLSPDGRCKTFDASANGFVRGEGCGIIVLKRLKDAIRDEDNILAVIRASAVNQDGLTNGLTAPNGPSQQNIMRQALEKANLAPAQISYIEAHGTGTSLGDPIEMKSIQTVLKKERQPDQPCWIGSVKTNIGHLENAAGIAGLIKVILSLQNKQIPASLHLKQLNPLISLNNTAFSIPTQSQPWELREGELRRAGINSFGFGGTNAHIILEEAPTLPEKTNEIERPYHLLTLSAKKEAALLDLAEKYLDFLSIHSELSLADICFTANSGRSHFQHRLAVFADTHESLSQQLKNFIKTQIDSPKSTDEPRRRKAPNIAFLFTGQGSQYLGMGQQLYETQPTFRQALNQCHEILKNYLEKPLLEVIYAKDNSSLLDETKYTQPALFALEYALYQLWQSWGITPSVVMGHSVGEYVAACVAGVFSLEDGLKFIAHRSRLMQSLPKNGAMASVFATYEQVSTVITPYTEEVEIAAFNGPNSIVISGKEHAIEAVIKLFQANNIEVKRLNVSHAFHSTLMEPILAEFAEVAQQITYHPPQIKVISNLTGEVAQEEIMTPAYWCDHLRKAVKFSDGMLTLQKEKCKIFIEIGPKPVLLGMGRRCLPDSNPKEALFWLPSLRPNREDWQQLLETLSTVYTQGIEINWEGFDQDYCRQRLQLPTYPWQRQSYWLKSVEKKSLPQPKFNSLTHPLLGQKLYLAESKKIHFQSQIAEHFPDYLSDHCIYQSPIFPATGYLEIALAAAKNLFKSSLLKLTDIAVEHPLILSGEEAKTVQLVLTPENSQYSFQIFSLAADDEHNSEPVWTRHSTGNLMLLENPQPLPARQNLETLLAQHPTAISIEDYYRTLHERGMDYGPCFQAIERLYQGQGSALGRIQLPEKLILQAQEYQFHPVLLDACLQILGAALTDEEQKACLPVAIEQFSLYQPPQTHLWSYVQMRSPNGSRQNLVADLVLFDDTGANIAKIEGLYLKRVSRRALQRILQPKIGDWLYQNTWQPQPPVSDESLSETANRWLIFSDQSHLGQQLIAQLQQQGHDCVIATAGSTYQLLAQNLYQVNPSNPEDFQRLLAESLDNQAAYGGIIHLWNAENCSENPPEIDLALLQAAQVKACASVLYLVQALAKANMSQASRLWLVTRGSQAVDSGRLNVEQASLWGLGGVIAMEHPALHCTRLDLAPTPETEEVQNLLKEFAASSPETQIAYRQNSRFVLRLERYRMDEQDKSPKISSEQPFQLKISNYGILENLTLSPATRRSPAAEEVEIEVRAVGLNFRDVLNALGMLKEYTEQMGITSASELPFGGECSGIIVAVGEKVSHLQVGDEVMAAQAIGCLGSFVTVSADFVVPKPKNVSFEEAATIPTAFLTAYYGLCQKAQLQKGERVLIHAAAGGVGQAAVQLAQWRGAKVYATASPKKWAFLESLGVEKVMNSRTLDFSEAVMQATEDQGVNVALNSLNGEFIPKTLNILAKGGRFVEIGKIGIWDELQVKEQRPDITYLPFDLLDISSENPTLITSLLGELMKAFEEGSLKPLPHKVFPIEESVNAFRYMAQAKHIGKVVISLPTANKQKRENLINSESSYLITGGLGALGLKVAEWLIEVGAKSVILVGRQHPSDIAQAKIAQLEASGAKVVTMQADISNAQAVDHLITTINASMPPLRGIIHAAGVLKDGLVTGQTWEQFIEVMKPKVMGSWILHQSTRDIPLDFFVCFSSIASVLGSPGQSNYAAANSFMDMLAHYRRSMGLPALSINWGPWSEGGMTTGLSARDQERWAAQGLNLISPEQGLKFLEKLLKQDAAQMAVMPINWTKFLAQFPYNQIPSFYETFVQSSQPKQAQSEGEFLKQLQSVAPKERQSLLKSFIRLQVAQVLGFSSAESIDVQQGFVELGMDSLMAVELKNRLQNNLGLAISPSLAFDYPTVAALTDYLLLEMFKSAEETLPDNSQENLSNSEEILSSNGHTSLSAKLAVEALSDSEAEALLLSKLNNLRY; this is encoded by the coding sequence ATGGAACCTATTGCTATTATTGGAACTAGCTGTCGCTTTCCGGGTGCTAATGATTTAGACTCTTTCTGGCGGCTTTTGAGTCATGGAATAGATGCAGTAACCCAAGTGCCTTCTGATCGATGGGATATAGATAATCTCTATAGTTCTGAGCCATTAACACCCGGTAAAATGATTACTCGTTGGGGCGGTTTCTTGCAACAAGTGGATCAATTTGATGCTGACTTTTTTGGCATTTCTCCTCGTGAGTCGGAACGAATGGACCCTCAACAGAGGATAACTCTAGAAGTGGCTTGGGAAAGTTTAGAAAATGCCGGAATTGCCGTCAATAAACTATCTGGTACTCGAACCGGATTTTTTATTGGTTGTGGGAATAACGACTATGCGCGGCTTTTAGCGAAGGATTTAGAAACCATTACACCCCATGATGGAACTGGTGGTACTTTGAGTATTTCAAGTTGCCGCTTTTCTTATCTTTTCAATTTACAAGGTCCGAGTATGGCAATAGAAACAGCCTGTTCCTCTTCTTTAGTGGCAGTGCATATTGCTTGTCAAAGTTTAAGCAGTAAAGAAACTGATCTATGCTTAGCTGGCGGCGTTAGCTTAATGTTAACACCAGAGCCGAGCATTGCCTATTCTCATGCGAGAATGCTATCACCTGATGGACGCTGTAAAACATTTGATGCTAGTGCTAATGGTTTTGTTCGAGGAGAAGGCTGTGGCATTATCGTTTTAAAACGTCTTAAGGATGCGATTCGAGACGAAGATAACATTTTAGCCGTGATCCGTGCTTCTGCCGTTAATCAAGATGGTTTAACCAACGGTTTAACCGCCCCCAATGGACCCTCTCAACAAAACATTATGCGGCAAGCGCTCGAAAAAGCCAATCTTGCACCGGCTCAAATCAGTTATATTGAAGCTCATGGTACTGGGACATCTTTAGGTGATCCCATCGAAATGAAATCGATACAAACTGTCTTAAAAAAAGAGCGGCAACCCGATCAACCTTGCTGGATTGGTTCTGTAAAAACGAATATTGGTCATTTAGAAAATGCCGCCGGAATTGCAGGATTAATTAAAGTTATTTTATCTCTACAAAATAAACAAATTCCTGCCAGCTTACATTTAAAACAACTCAATCCTTTAATTTCTTTAAATAATACAGCTTTCTCTATTCCTACTCAATCTCAACCTTGGGAACTGCGAGAAGGTGAACTACGCCGCGCGGGCATTAATTCTTTTGGTTTTGGAGGAACTAACGCCCATATCATCCTAGAAGAAGCACCGACGTTACCAGAAAAAACTAATGAAATAGAACGTCCCTATCATCTTCTGACACTTTCGGCTAAAAAAGAAGCCGCCTTGCTGGATTTAGCTGAAAAATATCTAGACTTTTTATCCATTCATTCAGAACTTTCCTTAGCGGATATTTGTTTTACGGCTAATAGTGGGCGTTCTCATTTTCAACATCGTCTAGCAGTTTTTGCTGATACTCATGAGTCATTGAGTCAACAACTGAAAAATTTTATCAAAACTCAAATTGATTCTCCAAAATCAACTGATGAACCGAGACGACGAAAAGCGCCTAATATAGCCTTTTTATTTACGGGACAAGGTTCTCAATACCTAGGCATGGGACAACAATTATATGAAACTCAGCCGACATTTCGTCAAGCCCTCAATCAATGCCATGAGATTCTAAAGAATTATTTAGAAAAACCTTTACTTGAGGTTATTTATGCTAAAGATAATTCCTCACTCTTAGACGAAACAAAATATACACAACCCGCCTTATTTGCCCTTGAATATGCCCTTTATCAACTCTGGCAATCTTGGGGAATTACGCCTAGTGTAGTTATGGGTCATAGTGTTGGAGAATATGTCGCCGCTTGTGTGGCAGGGGTGTTTAGTTTAGAAGATGGGTTGAAATTTATTGCTCACCGAAGCCGCTTAATGCAGTCTCTACCCAAAAATGGGGCGATGGCCTCGGTTTTTGCGACCTATGAACAAGTCAGCACAGTAATTACCCCCTATACTGAAGAAGTGGAAATAGCCGCTTTTAACGGGCCTAATAGTATCGTTATTTCTGGTAAAGAACACGCCATAGAAGCAGTGATTAAGCTGTTCCAAGCCAATAATATAGAAGTTAAACGGCTCAATGTTTCTCATGCTTTTCACTCCACTTTAATGGAACCAATTTTGGCTGAGTTTGCCGAAGTGGCTCAACAGATTACCTACCATCCCCCCCAAATTAAAGTTATTTCTAATTTAACGGGTGAAGTAGCACAAGAAGAGATAATGACTCCGGCTTATTGGTGTGATCATCTCCGAAAAGCGGTTAAATTTTCCGACGGAATGCTCACTCTACAGAAAGAAAAATGTAAAATCTTTATTGAAATAGGGCCTAAACCGGTTTTATTGGGAATGGGTCGTCGCTGTCTGCCAGATTCCAACCCCAAAGAAGCCTTATTTTGGTTACCGAGTTTAAGACCTAATCGAGAAGATTGGCAACAACTGCTAGAAACTTTAAGCACAGTTTATACTCAAGGAATAGAGATCAATTGGGAAGGTTTTGATCAAGATTATTGCCGCCAACGTCTTCAATTACCGACCTATCCTTGGCAACGCCAATCTTATTGGTTAAAATCTGTTGAGAAAAAAAGTCTGCCTCAACCGAAATTTAACTCTTTAACTCATCCCCTTTTAGGTCAAAAACTGTATTTAGCTGAATCGAAAAAAATTCACTTTCAATCTCAGATTGCTGAACATTTTCCGGATTATCTGAGCGACCATTGTATTTATCAATCCCCCATATTTCCTGCCACTGGCTATTTAGAAATCGCTTTAGCCGCCGCTAAAAATCTGTTTAAATCTTCACTGTTAAAATTGACCGATATCGCTGTGGAACATCCCCTCATTTTGTCAGGTGAGGAAGCTAAAACCGTACAGCTTGTTTTAACTCCTGAAAATTCTCAATATAGCTTTCAAATTTTTAGTCTAGCGGCTGATGATGAGCATAACTCAGAGCCGGTGTGGACACGTCACTCAACCGGGAATCTCATGCTGCTGGAAAACCCCCAACCTCTCCCGGCAAGACAAAACTTAGAAACATTACTCGCTCAACATCCCACAGCCATTTCTATTGAGGATTACTATCGCACCCTACATGAGCGCGGCATGGACTACGGCCCCTGTTTCCAAGCTATTGAACGCCTTTATCAGGGTCAAGGAAGTGCTTTGGGGCGAATTCAGTTACCCGAAAAATTAATTTTACAAGCTCAAGAGTATCAGTTTCATCCAGTTTTATTAGATGCTTGTTTGCAGATATTAGGCGCGGCTTTAACTGATGAAGAACAGAAAGCTTGTTTACCGGTGGCGATAGAACAATTCTCCCTTTATCAGCCGCCACAGACTCACCTCTGGAGTTACGTACAGATGCGTTCTCCTAATGGTTCTCGTCAAAATTTAGTGGCTGATCTGGTCTTATTTGACGATACAGGAGCAAATATCGCTAAAATAGAGGGATTATACCTAAAACGTGTCAGCCGCCGAGCTTTACAGCGTATTCTGCAACCTAAAATCGGCGATTGGCTCTATCAAAACACATGGCAACCTCAGCCGCCTGTATCTGACGAGTCACTCAGCGAAACCGCTAATCGATGGTTAATTTTCAGTGATCAAAGCCATTTAGGACAACAATTAATTGCACAGTTACAACAGCAAGGTCATGATTGTGTTATCGCTACCGCCGGTTCAACTTATCAGCTATTAGCACAAAACCTTTATCAAGTCAACCCCTCTAATCCCGAAGATTTCCAACGCTTACTGGCAGAAAGTTTGGACAATCAAGCCGCTTATGGGGGTATCATTCACCTTTGGAATGCAGAAAATTGTTCAGAAAACCCACCAGAAATTGATTTAGCCCTGTTACAAGCGGCTCAAGTGAAAGCCTGTGCCAGTGTTTTATACTTAGTGCAAGCACTCGCTAAAGCTAACATGAGCCAAGCCTCTCGTCTGTGGTTAGTCACGCGGGGAAGTCAGGCAGTAGATTCTGGCCGATTAAATGTAGAGCAAGCATCACTGTGGGGATTAGGGGGAGTGATTGCTATGGAACATCCCGCCTTACATTGTACTCGTCTGGATTTGGCTCCAACACCAGAAACCGAAGAAGTGCAAAACCTACTCAAGGAGTTTGCCGCGTCGAGTCCAGAAACTCAAATTGCCTATCGCCAGAATAGTCGCTTTGTCCTTCGCTTAGAACGCTATCGCATGGATGAGCAGGATAAATCCCCAAAAATTAGCAGTGAACAACCTTTTCAACTGAAAATATCTAACTACGGGATTTTAGAAAATTTAACCTTGTCTCCTGCGACTCGTCGTTCTCCTGCCGCCGAAGAAGTAGAAATAGAAGTGCGTGCGGTGGGGCTGAATTTCCGAGATGTGCTGAATGCACTGGGAATGTTAAAAGAATATACCGAACAGATGGGTATTACATCAGCCAGTGAGTTACCCTTTGGCGGCGAATGTTCTGGAATTATTGTGGCTGTGGGCGAAAAGGTTTCTCATCTACAGGTGGGGGATGAAGTAATGGCGGCTCAAGCGATCGGTTGTTTAGGGAGTTTTGTCACCGTTTCCGCCGATTTTGTGGTTCCTAAGCCCAAAAATGTGAGTTTTGAAGAAGCGGCTACCATTCCCACTGCTTTCTTAACCGCTTATTATGGATTATGCCAAAAAGCCCAACTGCAAAAAGGAGAACGAGTCTTAATTCATGCGGCAGCCGGAGGCGTGGGACAGGCGGCGGTTCAATTGGCGCAGTGGAGAGGAGCGAAAGTTTATGCGACGGCCAGCCCGAAAAAGTGGGCTTTTCTCGAGTCTTTGGGTGTAGAAAAAGTGATGAATTCTCGCACCTTAGACTTTTCTGAAGCGGTGATGCAGGCCACGGAAGATCAAGGCGTGAATGTGGCGCTCAATAGTTTAAATGGAGAGTTTATTCCTAAAACCTTGAATATTTTGGCTAAAGGTGGGCGCTTTGTTGAGATTGGTAAGATTGGCATTTGGGATGAGCTTCAGGTCAAAGAACAACGCCCTGATATTACTTATTTACCCTTTGACTTACTGGATATTTCTTCAGAAAATCCTACTTTAATTACATCCCTGTTAGGGGAACTGATGAAAGCGTTTGAGGAGGGTAGTCTTAAACCGCTTCCTCACAAAGTTTTTCCCATAGAAGAATCCGTTAATGCTTTTCGTTACATGGCGCAGGCCAAACATATTGGCAAAGTGGTAATTTCTCTGCCCACAGCGAACAAGCAAAAAAGGGAAAATCTGATCAACTCAGAAAGCAGCTATTTAATTACTGGCGGATTGGGCGCATTAGGGTTAAAAGTTGCTGAATGGTTAATCGAAGTGGGGGCTAAATCTGTAATTTTAGTGGGTCGTCAACATCCTTCAGACATCGCTCAAGCAAAAATTGCTCAACTCGAAGCAAGCGGCGCAAAAGTGGTGACTATGCAAGCAGATATATCTAATGCTCAAGCGGTGGATCACCTGATAACAACTATCAACGCCTCTATGCCGCCATTACGGGGAATTATCCATGCCGCCGGGGTACTCAAAGATGGGTTAGTCACTGGGCAAACCTGGGAGCAATTTATCGAGGTTATGAAGCCAAAGGTCATGGGTAGTTGGATTCTTCATCAGTCCACCCGTGATATTCCCCTAGATTTCTTTGTCTGTTTTTCCTCGATTGCGTCTGTGTTGGGTAGCCCTGGACAAAGTAATTATGCTGCGGCTAATAGTTTTATGGATATGTTGGCTCACTATCGCCGCTCAATGGGATTACCTGCATTAAGCATTAATTGGGGGCCCTGGAGCGAAGGAGGAATGACCACCGGGTTATCAGCCCGAGATCAGGAGCGTTGGGCGGCTCAAGGGCTTAATTTAATTTCTCCTGAACAAGGACTGAAATTTTTAGAAAAATTGCTGAAACAAGATGCGGCTCAGATGGCTGTTATGCCTATAAACTGGACTAAATTTTTAGCTCAGTTTCCTTATAATCAAATTCCCTCATTTTATGAAACTTTTGTTCAATCATCTCAACCTAAGCAAGCGCAAAGCGAAGGAGAATTTCTCAAACAATTACAGTCGGTTGCGCCAAAAGAGCGTCAGTCTTTGCTAAAAAGTTTTATTCGTCTGCAAGTGGCTCAAGTTTTAGGCTTTTCTTCGGCTGAATCTATTGATGTACAGCAGGGTTTTGTGGAATTAGGGATGGATTCTTTAATGGCAGTGGAATTAAAAAATCGTCTGCAAAATAATTTAGGTTTGGCTATTTCCCCTAGCTTGGCTTTTGATTATCCCACTGTGGCGGCTTTGACTGATTATTTGCTACTAGAAATGTTTAAGAGTGCTGAGGAAACTCTACCCGATAATTCTCAAGAAAACTTGAGTAATTCAGAAGAGATATTATCTTCAAACGGTCATACTTCTCTAAGTGCTAAATTAGCAGTCGAGGCATTATCTGATAGTGAAGCTGAAGCTTTACTGTTAAGTAAGTTAAATAATTTGAGGTATTAA
- a CDS encoding acyl carrier protein gives MTNTFQLQKTTKSYSDIQKWMINYIADLLEVDPDEIDPSTPFDGFGLDSSAAIGMTGDLELWLGREIEPTVLYDYPNIERLSQYLTQNPENN, from the coding sequence ATGACTAACACATTTCAGTTACAAAAAACCACTAAAAGCTATTCAGATATCCAAAAATGGATGATTAATTATATAGCCGACTTGCTAGAAGTTGATCCCGATGAAATCGATCCTAGCACTCCTTTTGATGGTTTTGGGTTAGACTCCTCAGCCGCCATTGGTATGACTGGAGATTTAGAACTGTGGCTAGGACGTGAAATTGAACCAACCGTTCTTTATGATTATCCTAACATTGAGCGGCTGAGTCAATACTTAACTCAAAATCCAGAAAATAATTAG
- a CDS encoding type I polyketide synthase yields MMTSETTQPSPIKRALLALEDMQAKLEAVEAAKHEPIAIIGIGCRFPGNADSPERFWNLLNDGIDAITEVPKNRWNIDEVYDPNPDVPGKVYTRLGGFLPQVDEFDRQFFGISARECVSLDPQQRLLLEVSWEALENAYCRPEDLSKGLTGVFIGICNNDYAKVIIDERGRKQIDAYFGTGNATSIAAGRLSYLLGLKGPSLSIDTACSSSLVAVHLACQSLRQKESDVALAGGVNLILSPESSIVFSKTRMLDPEGRCKTFDASANGYARGEGCGVIVLKRLSDAQANGDRILALIRGSAVNHNGRSSSLISPNGPAQQAVIHNALNNGKVSPSQVSYVEVQGTGTSFGEPIEIGALEAVYCRNRSSDNPLAIGSVKTNIGHLEGAAGIASLIKVVLAMQSNTIPAHLNLKELNPYIDWQNLPITIPRVSLAWPNQNTQKFAGVSAFGFSGTNAHLVLEEAPTLNFQSAQLDNFEITERTHHLLELSAKTPWSLEHLAKKYIDYITQNPDIALADLCFNANSGRSHFVHRLAIVASDLKTLKEKLIAFVEQRQAEGVFTGQAASLPRIGAFFSGDISSALTLNYELYKSQPVFKEIISQCEDFLNKYLAFSLLDELDGKQDQNSLIHQSAYRPILLFVLQYALFEQWKAWGIEIAAVMGQSVGEYAAACAAGVLSWQDGLKLIVESSGLALRQEMIEEFKLMIKDLKFSLPVMPLISGSTGTVVTDQFTTLEDWFKHLSKKENTQFMTREIVGSKLEQQGCNVLFEIGIESFLSELNLHKIPQLKHLISLNYSSNNWKIIFDYLAKLYVCGTQINWKEIDKSYFRQRISLPNYAWEKQRYWVALEDDNTEDEISLSKNISHFEDLIKNLASSPELNADEVAFLPKLAELLKRESQKQTPDEQAYSGENITLKAISRKAEDIQSWLAERIAKELGVNASEIDVRVPFDSYGLDSVLAIGIASAAKQYFNIEVTPMLLVHFPTIETLSKYVSEQLEASDLEVFEI; encoded by the coding sequence ATGATGACATCAGAAACTACTCAACCCTCTCCCATTAAGCGGGCGCTGCTCGCCTTGGAAGATATGCAGGCCAAACTAGAAGCAGTAGAAGCCGCTAAACACGAACCTATTGCTATTATTGGCATTGGCTGTCGTTTTCCGGGGAATGCTGACAGTCCGGAGCGTTTTTGGAACTTATTAAATGATGGAATTGATGCTATCACTGAAGTTCCTAAAAATCGCTGGAATATTGACGAAGTTTATGACCCTAATCCCGATGTACCGGGGAAAGTTTATACTCGTCTAGGTGGATTTTTGCCTCAAGTTGATGAGTTTGACCGGCAATTTTTTGGCATTTCGGCGCGGGAGTGTGTCAGTCTTGATCCTCAGCAACGATTATTATTAGAAGTGAGTTGGGAAGCTTTAGAAAATGCCTATTGTCGTCCTGAAGACCTTTCTAAGGGTTTAACAGGAGTATTTATTGGTATTTGTAATAATGATTATGCAAAAGTTATTATCGATGAACGCGGTAGAAAGCAAATAGATGCTTATTTTGGCACTGGCAACGCCACGAGTATTGCCGCAGGGCGATTGTCTTATCTTCTCGGATTAAAAGGGCCGAGTTTATCAATAGATACGGCTTGTTCTTCTTCTTTAGTTGCTGTGCATTTGGCTTGTCAAAGTTTGCGGCAAAAAGAAAGTGATGTGGCCTTGGCGGGTGGCGTTAATTTAATTCTTTCTCCAGAAAGTAGTATTGTTTTTTCTAAAACACGGATGCTTGATCCTGAAGGGCGATGTAAAACTTTTGATGCCTCTGCCAATGGTTATGCTAGGGGCGAAGGTTGTGGCGTAATTGTTCTTAAGCGTTTATCGGATGCTCAAGCTAATGGAGATAGAATTCTAGCCTTAATTCGCGGTTCTGCTGTTAATCATAATGGTCGTAGTAGTAGTTTAATTTCTCCTAATGGTCCGGCTCAACAAGCGGTTATTCATAATGCGCTTAATAATGGAAAAGTTAGCCCTTCTCAAGTGAGTTATGTAGAGGTTCAAGGAACAGGAACTTCTTTCGGAGAGCCAATCGAAATAGGTGCGCTTGAAGCAGTTTATTGTCGCAATCGTTCTTCAGATAATCCCTTAGCCATTGGTTCAGTAAAAACTAATATTGGTCATCTTGAAGGGGCTGCCGGTATTGCGAGTTTAATCAAAGTCGTTTTGGCGATGCAAAGTAATACTATTCCGGCTCATTTAAATTTAAAAGAGCTTAATCCTTACATTGATTGGCAAAATTTACCCATTACTATTCCGAGAGTTTCTCTCGCTTGGCCGAATCAAAATACCCAAAAATTTGCCGGGGTGAGTGCTTTTGGTTTTAGCGGCACTAACGCTCATCTGGTGTTAGAAGAAGCCCCTACGCTCAATTTTCAGTCAGCCCAGTTAGATAATTTTGAAATAACTGAACGGACGCATCATTTATTAGAGTTATCTGCGAAAACGCCTTGGTCTCTGGAACATTTAGCGAAAAAATATATAGACTATATTACTCAAAATCCTGATATAGCTTTGGCTGATCTTTGTTTTAATGCCAATTCAGGGCGCTCTCATTTTGTTCATCGATTAGCAATTGTGGCGAGTGATTTAAAAACCTTAAAAGAAAAATTAATCGCTTTTGTTGAACAACGACAAGCAGAGGGAGTATTTACTGGCCAAGCGGCAAGTTTACCTCGAATCGGGGCGTTTTTCTCGGGAGATATTTCTTCAGCATTAACCTTGAACTATGAACTCTATAAAAGTCAACCAGTATTTAAAGAGATCATTAGCCAATGTGAAGATTTTCTTAACAAATATTTAGCCTTTTCTTTATTAGATGAGCTTGATGGGAAGCAAGATCAAAACTCTCTTATTCATCAGTCAGCTTATCGTCCAATACTTTTATTTGTCTTACAATATGCTTTGTTTGAACAGTGGAAAGCTTGGGGCATAGAAATAGCGGCCGTTATGGGGCAAAGCGTAGGAGAATATGCGGCGGCTTGTGCGGCAGGTGTGCTATCTTGGCAAGACGGACTGAAATTAATTGTTGAAAGTAGCGGTTTAGCACTGCGGCAGGAAATGATTGAGGAGTTTAAGTTAATGATTAAAGACCTTAAATTTTCTCTGCCGGTTATGCCTTTAATTTCTGGTTCAACGGGAACAGTCGTAACTGATCAATTTACAACTCTTGAGGATTGGTTTAAACATTTATCTAAAAAAGAAAACACTCAATTTATGACTCGAGAGATTGTTGGGTCTAAACTGGAACAACAAGGTTGTAATGTTCTTTTTGAAATTGGGATAGAATCTTTTTTATCTGAACTGAATTTGCATAAAATTCCTCAATTGAAGCATCTGATCAGCTTAAATTATTCTAGTAATAATTGGAAAATAATTTTTGATTACCTTGCTAAACTGTATGTTTGTGGAACGCAGATCAATTGGAAAGAAATTGATAAAAGTTATTTCCGTCAAAGAATATCTCTACCGAATTATGCTTGGGAAAAACAGCGATATTGGGTCGCTTTAGAGGATGATAATACTGAAGATGAAATATCTTTAAGTAAAAATATCTCCCATTTTGAAGATTTGATTAAAAATTTAGCTTCTTCTCCTGAACTTAATGCCGATGAAGTGGCATTTTTACCGAAATTAGCTGAACTCTTAAAGCGAGAAAGTCAAAAACAAACGCCAGATGAGCAAGCATATTCGGGTGAAAATATTACCCTAAAAGCTATTTCTAGGAAAGCCGAGGATATACAATCTTGGTTGGCGGAGCGTATTGCTAAAGAGTTAGGCGTTAATGCCAGTGAAATCGATGTTAGAGTGCCTTTTGATAGCTATGGGCTTGATTCTGTATTAGCTATTGGTATTGCTAGTGCGGCTAAACAATATTTTAATATTGAAGTAACCCCCATGTTGTTAGTACATTTTCCCACCATTGAAACGCTCTCTAAGTATGTTAGTGAGCAGTTAGAAGCTTCTGATTTAGAAGTTTTTGAGATTTAA